In one Alphaproteobacteria bacterium genomic region, the following are encoded:
- a CDS encoding ETC complex I subunit has translation MEVRIFKPAKTAMQSGRGKTRDWILEFEPADPGRPDALMGWVGSADTRKQVRLSFDTAEEAIAYAEKHGYAYTVEKPKDRRIKPKAYADNFSNGRKRPWTH, from the coding sequence ATGGAAGTCAGGATCTTCAAACCGGCGAAAACCGCTATGCAATCCGGGCGCGGCAAGACCCGGGATTGGATTCTGGAATTCGAACCTGCCGATCCAGGGCGTCCGGACGCATTGATGGGATGGGTTGGCTCCGCGGATACGCGCAAGCAGGTGCGTCTGAGCTTCGATACCGCCGAAGAGGCAATCGCCTATGCCGAAAAGCACGGCTACGCCTATACCGTCGAGAAGCCGAAGGACCGCCGCATCAAGCCGAAGGCCTATGCGGACAACTTCTCGAATGGCCGCAAGCGTCCCTGGACCCATTGA
- a CDS encoding response regulator gives MVDMLQKSKCRVLVVDDNAPVRMLLRELLRNEGVASISEAENGVEALAHLEARPFDIVFADLEMPTMGGMELMRTVREEKIIYNSQIPFVFVTAHANPDLVAMARSLGVAGYLVKPISSGQLRAKLDQALRIAQKLMDQDARPSKAADTWDLK, from the coding sequence ATGGTTGATATGCTTCAGAAATCGAAATGCCGCGTCCTGGTCGTCGATGACAACGCGCCGGTGAGAATGCTGCTTCGCGAGCTGCTGCGGAACGAAGGCGTTGCGTCCATTTCGGAGGCGGAGAATGGCGTTGAAGCCCTCGCCCATCTGGAGGCACGGCCTTTCGACATCGTGTTCGCCGATCTGGAAATGCCGACGATGGGCGGCATGGAGCTCATGCGAACCGTCCGGGAAGAAAAGATTATCTATAACAGCCAGATACCTTTCGTCTTCGTCACGGCGCATGCCAATCCGGACCTTGTCGCCATGGCACGTAGCCTGGGCGTCGCCGGGTATCTGGTGAAGCCGATCTCGTCGGGACAACTCCGTGCCAAACTGGACCAGGCCCTGCGCATTGCGCAGAAGCTTATGGATCAGGATGCCCGGCCGTCGAAGGCCGCCGATACCTGGGATCTGAAATAG
- a CDS encoding substrate-binding domain-containing protein: MKRTFMVGLAASISAMLATTALAEIRIAHVYGKTGALEAYAAQSHQGLMLGLEYATGGTMEINGEPIVVIEKDTQVKPDLGKAMLAEAFGDDDAHIAVGPVSSGVALAMLPVAEEYERILIVEPAVADSITGENWNRFIFRTGRNSSQDAIANAVALGGEGVTVATLAQDYAFGRDGVAAFKEALEATGATLAHEEYVPTDTTDFTAAAERIFQAMADIEGEKKLFIIWAGGGNPMGKLNAMDPSRFGIEIASGGNILAALTAYKELPGMEGATYYYYEIPKNPVNDWLVEQHLDRFGTPPDFFTAGGMAAGIAVVEAIRKAGGAEDTEALIAAMEGMEWDTPKGTMRFRKEDHQAMQTMYHFRTEIQDGKDYGVPVLVREIGMDEMDIPIRN; the protein is encoded by the coding sequence ATGAAGAGAACGTTCATGGTGGGGCTGGCCGCTTCGATAAGCGCCATGCTGGCGACGACGGCACTCGCCGAAATCCGAATTGCGCATGTCTATGGCAAGACCGGGGCCCTGGAGGCCTATGCCGCACAGTCACACCAGGGTTTGATGCTTGGGCTTGAATACGCAACGGGCGGCACGATGGAAATCAACGGCGAGCCGATCGTCGTCATCGAAAAGGACACCCAGGTGAAACCGGACCTCGGCAAGGCAATGCTGGCGGAGGCATTCGGTGACGATGACGCTCATATAGCCGTCGGGCCTGTGTCCTCCGGCGTCGCACTGGCGATGCTGCCGGTCGCTGAAGAATACGAGCGCATCCTGATCGTGGAACCGGCCGTGGCCGACTCGATCACCGGCGAAAACTGGAACCGTTTCATCTTCCGGACCGGGCGCAACTCGTCACAGGATGCCATCGCGAATGCCGTGGCACTGGGCGGCGAAGGGGTGACCGTTGCCACACTGGCGCAGGATTACGCGTTCGGCCGGGACGGTGTCGCCGCCTTCAAGGAAGCCCTCGAAGCAACGGGGGCGACCCTGGCGCATGAAGAATATGTACCGACAGACACGACTGATTTCACCGCCGCGGCCGAACGCATCTTTCAGGCCATGGCCGACATCGAGGGGGAAAAGAAGCTCTTCATCATCTGGGCCGGTGGCGGCAATCCGATGGGCAAGCTCAACGCCATGGATCCGTCCCGTTTCGGCATCGAAATCGCGTCCGGCGGCAACATTCTGGCGGCCCTGACGGCCTACAAGGAACTGCCCGGCATGGAAGGCGCCACCTACTACTATTACGAAATCCCCAAGAACCCGGTGAATGACTGGCTTGTGGAGCAGCATCTCGATCGGTTCGGCACGCCCCCGGACTTCTTCACCGCGGGCGGAATGGCGGCTGGAATTGCCGTCGTGGAAGCGATCCGCAAGGCAGGTGGCGCAGAAGATACCGAAGCGCTGATTGCGGCCATGGAAGGCATGGAATGGGATACCCCGAAGGGCACCATGCGGTTCCGTAAGGAAGATCACCAGGCCATGCAGACCATGTACCACTTCCGGACCGAAATTCAGGACGGAAAGGACTATGGTGTTCCGGTTCTGGTGCGTGAAATCGGTATGGACGAAATGGACATTCCGATCCGCAACTGA
- a CDS encoding ABC transporter ATP-binding protein, producing the protein MTRTLLETDGLTVRFGGHVAVDAVTCSFHAGELTAIVGPNGAGKTTYFNLISGQIPASAGTVKLMGSDITRDGVSERCRKGLGRAFQLTNLFPNLTVLENVRLVIQARANKGFSLLSMADSHSKLTADAMAILERVRLDRLKGQTVRELSHGNQRKLEVALLIALDPMVYMFDEPTAGMSVDEAPVVLDLIAELKKDSDRTILLVEHKMDVIRSLADRIIVLHNGALAADGPPGEVMASDIVQEAYMGRDLEDV; encoded by the coding sequence ATGACCCGGACACTCCTGGAAACCGACGGCCTGACCGTGCGCTTTGGTGGTCACGTCGCTGTCGATGCGGTGACCTGTTCCTTTCACGCCGGCGAACTGACCGCGATCGTGGGGCCGAACGGGGCCGGCAAGACGACATATTTCAATCTGATTTCCGGACAGATCCCGGCGTCGGCCGGGACGGTAAAACTCATGGGATCCGACATCACCCGGGACGGTGTATCGGAGAGATGCCGCAAGGGACTTGGCCGCGCCTTTCAACTGACCAACCTGTTCCCCAACCTGACCGTGCTGGAAAACGTCCGCCTCGTGATCCAGGCACGGGCAAACAAGGGATTCAGCCTACTGTCGATGGCCGACAGCCATTCGAAACTGACTGCCGACGCGATGGCAATCCTGGAGCGTGTCCGCCTGGACCGCCTGAAGGGACAGACCGTCCGCGAACTGAGCCACGGCAATCAGCGAAAGCTGGAAGTGGCGCTGCTGATCGCCTTGGATCCAATGGTCTATATGTTCGACGAACCGACCGCCGGCATGAGCGTCGACGAAGCGCCGGTTGTGCTCGATCTGATCGCTGAGCTCAAGAAGGACAGCGACCGCACAATTCTGCTGGTCGAACACAAGATGGATGTCATCCGGTCGCTCGCGGACCGGATCATTGTGCTGCATAACGGTGCCCTGGCGGCGGACGGGCCGCCCGGCGAGGTCATGGCGTCCGACATCGTTCAGGAGGCCTATATGGGACGGGATCTGGAAGATGTCTGA
- a CDS encoding ABC transporter ATP-binding protein, which produces MSEPVLTLTGVHTDIAQYHILNGVDLAVPRGGVTMLLGRNGVGKTTTLRTIIGHWQTKAGSITFDGTDITGQTVPARARAGIGFVPEDMGIFSDLTVEENMILAAVSGPLDPARRDWLFSVFPPLRTFWESPAGTLSGGQKQMLSIARAMAEERVLYLIDEPTKGLAPAIVSTMAGALRKLKAQGATILLVEQNFAVARALGDTAAVMDDGRIVWAGPMAQLAEDAALQERLMGLSMEAH; this is translated from the coding sequence ATGTCTGAACCGGTGCTCACCCTGACAGGCGTTCATACCGACATCGCCCAGTATCATATTCTCAACGGTGTCGATCTGGCCGTGCCAAGGGGCGGCGTCACCATGCTGCTCGGCCGGAACGGGGTCGGAAAGACAACGACACTTCGAACGATTATCGGCCACTGGCAGACGAAGGCCGGCAGCATCACCTTCGACGGCACGGACATTACCGGTCAGACCGTACCGGCCAGGGCCCGCGCCGGAATCGGCTTCGTGCCGGAGGATATGGGAATCTTCTCCGATTTGACGGTAGAGGAGAACATGATCCTTGCGGCGGTTTCGGGCCCACTGGACCCTGCCCGCCGCGACTGGCTGTTCTCCGTCTTTCCCCCGCTTCGAACGTTCTGGGAATCGCCGGCAGGGACATTGTCCGGCGGTCAGAAGCAGATGCTCTCGATCGCCAGAGCGATGGCGGAAGAACGGGTCCTTTATCTGATCGACGAACCCACTAAGGGACTTGCCCCGGCCATTGTCTCCACCATGGCCGGCGCCCTGCGCAAACTGAAGGCGCAGGGGGCGACCATCCTGCTGGTCGAGCAGAACTTCGCTGTAGCCAGAGCCCTGGGCGATACAGCCGCGGTAATGGATGACGGTCGCATCGTTTGGGCCGGCCCCATGGCGCAACTGGCGGAAGACGCCGCGTTGCAGGAACGCCTGATGGGCCTCAGCATGGAAGCGCATTGA
- a CDS encoding branched-chain amino acid ABC transporter permease, translating into MTTAPDHTPTFAAETLAERLARLAPYLLIPALVLIGFIAIGAPSSWLTLTVSGLAMGMMIFIMASGLTLVFGLMDVINFGHGAFISVGAFVGVSVLLAMGDWTGASSLLLNVSAVFLAVMAAMAVTGLMGWGFERIIVRPVYGAHLKQILVTVGGLVVIEQLIHVVWGPDEIYLTRPETLKGAFTFAGAAVEKYRLLAVVLGIALFLVMRLVLKRTKIGLIVRAGVENGEMVQALGYRLRMVFIGVFVAGSALAGLGGVMWGLYQEVITAGMGEEMMILVFIVVIIGGLGSVEGAFLGALLVGLLQNYVAFLEPKLALVSNIGLMTAILMWRPQGMLPIVKAK; encoded by the coding sequence ATGACCACAGCACCGGACCACACACCGACTTTCGCTGCCGAGACACTTGCGGAGCGCCTTGCCCGATTGGCTCCGTATCTCCTGATCCCTGCCCTCGTGCTGATCGGCTTCATCGCAATCGGGGCACCGTCTTCATGGTTGACCCTGACGGTATCGGGTCTCGCCATGGGGATGATGATCTTCATCATGGCCTCCGGGCTGACCCTCGTGTTCGGGTTGATGGATGTCATCAACTTCGGTCACGGCGCATTCATCTCGGTCGGCGCCTTTGTCGGAGTTTCCGTCCTGCTGGCGATGGGGGACTGGACCGGGGCCTCGTCCCTACTGCTCAATGTTTCAGCCGTGTTCTTGGCCGTCATGGCCGCCATGGCGGTCACCGGGTTGATGGGCTGGGGTTTCGAGCGGATCATCGTACGGCCGGTCTATGGGGCCCATCTGAAGCAGATCCTGGTTACCGTCGGCGGACTGGTGGTGATCGAGCAGTTGATCCATGTCGTCTGGGGACCGGATGAAATCTACCTGACCCGCCCGGAGACCCTGAAGGGGGCTTTTACCTTTGCCGGTGCCGCGGTCGAAAAGTACCGGTTGCTCGCCGTCGTACTCGGTATCGCCCTGTTCCTGGTCATGCGCCTTGTTCTGAAGCGCACGAAGATCGGGCTGATTGTCCGGGCCGGTGTCGAAAACGGCGAAATGGTGCAGGCGCTGGGCTACCGGCTGCGCATGGTTTTCATCGGTGTCTTCGTGGCCGGATCCGCCCTGGCAGGACTGGGCGGTGTCATGTGGGGGCTCTATCAGGAAGTCATCACCGCCGGAATGGGCGAGGAGATGATGATCCTTGTCTTCATCGTGGTCATCATCGGCGGCCTCGGTTCGGTCGAAGGGGCCTTCCTTGGTGCGCTGCTGGTCGGGCTCTTGCAGAACTACGTCGCCTTCCTCGAACCAAAACTGGCGCTGGTATCCAATATCGGACTGATGACAGCAATCCTCATGTGGCGGCCGCAAGGCATGCTGCCCATCGTGAAGGCGAAGTAG